A region from the Coprothermobacter sp. genome encodes:
- the map gene encoding type I methionyl aminopeptidase: MIRLKSASDIEHLRVSGAKLAEVLHQVGEMVSPGVTTLELDRAAELRIRELGAKPAFLHYGGYPATLCVSINEQVIHGIPGHRVLNSGDVVSLDLGLIYEGYYADSAITVACGPVASQDEKLIETTRRSLYAGIDAAHVGARLGDIGHAVQQVAEAQGMSVVRDYVGHGVGKDLHEDPEVPNYGSAGTGITLKEGLVIAIEPMVNAGSSAVRVLNDDWTVVTVDGHKSSHFEHTIAVTAQGPIILTQP, from the coding sequence CACCAGGTAGGAGAGATGGTTTCTCCCGGTGTGACGACTCTCGAACTGGACCGTGCGGCAGAACTTCGCATCCGTGAGCTCGGAGCGAAGCCGGCATTCCTGCACTATGGCGGCTATCCGGCAACGCTCTGCGTTTCCATCAACGAGCAGGTCATCCACGGCATTCCGGGGCATCGCGTTCTGAATTCAGGTGACGTCGTTTCGCTGGATCTCGGTCTCATCTATGAAGGATACTATGCAGACTCCGCCATTACTGTCGCTTGTGGGCCGGTGGCATCCCAAGATGAGAAGCTTATCGAGACGACCCGAAGGAGCCTGTACGCCGGCATCGACGCCGCGCATGTGGGAGCTCGTCTGGGAGACATTGGTCATGCAGTTCAACAGGTGGCTGAGGCCCAGGGCATGAGTGTCGTGCGTGACTACGTCGGGCATGGTGTTGGAAAGGATCTTCATGAGGATCCCGAGGTTCCCAACTACGGCAGTGCCGGTACGGGTATTACTCTCAAGGAGGGACTGGTGATCGCGATCGAACCCATGGTCAACGCTGGCAGCAGCGCTGTCCGCGTTCTGAACGATGATTGGACGGTTGTTACCGTTGACGGACACAAGAGCTCGCACTTCGAGCATACGATAGCCGTCACGGCTCAGGGCCCCATCATCCTGACACAGCCATGA